GCTGAGTTTTATGTGTGGCAATGGGAGGAAGTTCAGTGCGGTGTGTAGAAGAGCGGAACCAGAAATGGGGGGTTCTATTTCTGTCTATCATAAGGACTGTGGGACAGGTATCCCTTATAACTTGAAgctgagtggttagggcactcggcTGGCCTGTGACAGACTCAGGTTCAATCCCTCCCTCTGACTGATGATGAGAAGCGATTTGAATTCCCACTTTACAGGAGGGTGCCTGAGCCGACAGGCTACGAGCTGTTCTGAAATGAgattttctcagtctctcctgttgaagctgctccactttgtatGAATAATTATATAGTCATTGGggtagggacttgaacttggctcTTCGACACACCAGTTGAGTGCCCCAAGTATCACGCTGGAGAATCACTCTCACTCATGTTTGCTGGCCCAAAGATTCGCAATTGTCACTTGCAGCAGTCATTCCTGATGACAGTGGAGAGTTACTGGGACAGAGGCTGAGATGCAGTCTGATGTAGTGGTTagaggaggggactgggagtcaagacaCCTCACTTGTCttctcagctctgggaggcagtTGAGTCCAGTGGgtagagccagaactcctggcttgtatttccagctctgggaggggtgttgCATTTAGCGGGTTAGAGCAGAGTGTGaaatgggagtcaggacttctaagctctgggagggagtttagttgAGTGGTaagagaagcaggaagggagCCAGAACATTTGTCTCTCACAGCGAGCGTGGAACCCCAGCTAGAAAGGGGGATGGGGCGTCATAACTCCTGGGCTGTATTCCAGACTCCAGTTCACTGTGTAAATATGGCTGGGTTCGGTCACTTCCATGTGAGATGCTGCTCCTGTTTAGAGCAGTGTAAATGGGGAGTAATTAAATGGCATGCAGTGAAATTACACACATTCAcagcagtgcccctgacagcagaatctggccaaccAGACCCCCGATTCACCTCCATAAACTGAGGATAGTAACATTTATACACCATTATCCAGAGTTCGCCCACCTCTGGGAGACAGAGGTATAAAAATACCTCAAAAACAATTGTacctaattctcctctccatcaccctggtgtaaaataggaataactgCCCTGGAGTCCATTGAGCTGATTCTACTttctctcacaccagtgtaaactaggagtaactccattggagtcagtagGACTGTTTTCCCCAACCTTGTTCCCAAATTACACCAATCTTCAAAAGCTAACGGTCTGATTCAAGAAATTAAGGTGGTTTTCACAAAGGGAAAGTTATTTTATTGATGTAATCCTGACCCCTGCTCttgtccctccctctgcagccatCAAACGAtgtcctgagaaagaaaatgtccaaccgaaccaccaTGTCCGAGTTCCTTCTACTGGGATTCTCTGAAGTTCAGGAGCTGCATATTTTGCACTTTGTGGGGTTTCTACtgatttacctggcagcccttGTGGGGAATCTTCTTATAATTATGGTGATAGGCTTTGACTACCACCTTCACaaccccatgtacttcttcctgatgaatctgtccatcctagaccttggctccatctctgtcattgtccccaaatccatggccaactccctcatgaacaccaggtcCATTTCCTATGTTGGATGTGTTGGCCAagtctttttcctcctcttcttggTGGGAACGGATTTTTCCCTTCTCACCATCATGGCATACGACAGATATGTCGcaatctgccaaccactgcactatgagacaATAATGAACAGgaaagcttgtgtccaaatggcagctggTACCTGGATCAGTGGAATTCTCTACTCTGTGCTACACACTGGGAACACATTTTCATTGACCTTTTGTGGAGGCAACAtagtggatcagttcttctgtgaaatccccaagctactcaagctcgcctgctctgactcATATCTGAGTGAAGTTGGGGTTCTTGCCTTTAGTGTGTGTTTAGTCTtaggctgctttgtttttatcattgtgtcatatgttcagatcttcaaatcagtgctcagaatcccctctgagcagggacgacataaagccttctccacctgccttcctcacctcactgtAGTCTCCTTGTTTCTTTGCACTGGGGcctttgcctacctgaaacccacctccagctccccatctgctctGGATCTTGTGGCGGCTGTTCTCTATTCTGTATTGCCACCAATCATGAATCCAattatctacagcatgaggaacaaggagatcaaagctgccCTGAGGAGACTGACTGGGTGTAGGTAATTCACCAAGTATTAATTTTGTGTCATTCTCTAATTAAAGTTCCCTTACTTAGTATCTGTTCATTAATGTCATTTGCATGACTACACATCTTGCACACAAacgggtctgattctgatctatttgcaccaatgcaaatccagattaactccactgatttacacccatAGAAAATCTGATCAAATTGTGGAATTAAATGGGTGTAAATTGTTTGCATGAGAGCAATCATATTTTTCGTTCTGTTCCAAAACAAAATCCTTTACACTGCTTGGCTATTTTCAACGGTTCCATAGGCCACTGAATACAATGATGGGAGTTGTCTTGCTTGTGTGTATAAATAAGGAGTGGTTTCGTTGGAACCAAAGGAGTCAGACTGGTGTAAGACTGTGGTCGGTGAGAGAAGATGTTTGGGGTAAATCCTCAAAACATCTTTTTGTTCCATTGACCTTGGTGGCAATAAAGCAATTTTCAGTATCTGTGGATCTGACCTACTTCCTCCAATGGATCTGTCTATCCATTGCCACCAACTGGGGACAGGGCCCATTGTCTTCTCCCTGGACATGGTGCCTCCAGTTTAGGtgactgtcaaggctgcttccccactctgaactttagggtacaaatgtgggggcctgcatgaaacttctaagcttaaataccagcttagatctggtctgctgccaccactcccaaagtgctaattcccgtccctgggtagccttgggagactcttcaccaattccctggtgaatacagatccaaatcccttggatcttagaacaaggagaaattaaccatttcccctcgtttctcccaccaactcctggtgaatccagatccaacccccttggctctaaaaacaaggaaaaatcaatcaggtattaagaaaaagtcttttaattaaagaaaagaaaggtaaaagaaaattgtctgggagagattagcataccagctactctcatagacaacagattccaaacacagaggatctcgtggagtttatgctgagccaggaccagaaaaacgaggcgacgaggcagcggcggcggcagcgcagcgacaagcatgatgaggacatggacatggacacggacacagaattctgtgaaaccacgggccccggtgctttggagatcatgttgttaatggggcaggttctatccatggaacgccgattctgggcaagggaaacaagcacagactggtgggacagcatagtgttgcaggtgtgggatgattcccagtgactgcggaactttcgcatgcgtaagggcactttcatggaactttgtgacttgctgtcccctgccctgaaacaccagaataccaagatgagagcagccctcacagttgagaagcgcgtggcgatagccctgtggaagcttgcaacgccagatagctatcggtcagtcgggaatcaatttggagtgggcaaatctacggtgggggctgctgtgatgcaagtagccaaagcaatcactcaggtgctgctacgaaagttagtgactctgggaaatgtgcaggccatagtggatggctttgctgcaatgggattccctaactgtggtggggcgatagatggaacccatatccctatcttggcaccggagcaccaagccaccgagtacataaaccacaaggggtacttttcaatggtgctgcaagcacttgtggatcacaagggacgtttcaccaacatcaacgcgggctgggcgggaagggttcatgacgctcgcgtcttcaggaacactactctgtttaaagggctgcagcaagggacttactttccggaccagaaaataaccgttggggatgttgaaatgccaatagttattcttggggacccagcctaccccttaatgccatggctcatgaagccatacacaggcagcctggacaggagtcaggagctgttcaactacaggctgagcaagtgcagaatggtggtagaatgtgtatttggccgtttaaaaggtcgctggcgttcattattgactcgctctgacctcagccaaagaaatctccccattgttatttcttcttgctgtgtgctccacaatctgtgtgaaagtaagggggagacctttatggcggggtgggaggctgaggcaaatcgcctggctgctgattacgcgcagccagacaccagggcgattagaagagcacaccaggaagcgctgtgcatcagagaggctttgaaaaccagtttcatgactggccaggctacagtgtgaaatatctgtttgtttctccttcatgaaaacctgccccctttattgactcattttctgtaaggaacccaccctcccccttcccccagcttgctttcaaaccaaataaagtcactatcatttaaaatcatttattctttattaatagattagaaaaagagggagggaacccgggtgggatttgggaggaggatcggtgggaaggaaaaggccactaaaaaaaggttaaaaaaatgacagccttttgcttgggctgtccactggggtggaattgGAAGGTGTatggagcctcccccctcccccgcattcttacacgtctgggtgaggaggatatggaacatggggaggggggaggggggctaccGGGGCTGTaacggcagtctgttttcctgcagccgttcctgaagctccaccagacgccggagcatgtctgtttgctcacgcagcagccccagcattgcatcctgcctcctctgatcttcctgccgccacctctcatctcgagcgtctctcctctcctcacgttggtccctcatgtcctcacgttggtccctcctgtcctcacgttcactggcttctttcctatactttgcaaccgtttccttccactcattcagatgagctctgtcactgcggctggattccgtaatttctgaaaacatctcatctcgcgtcttctttttacgacgccttatctgtgatagccttcgggatggaggagggaggcttgaggaatttgcagctgctgtagggaggggaaagaagagagaattgtttaaaaagatacattttgcagaacaatgcttatactctttcacggtgaccaacaatattcacattacatagcacatgtgatttctgtgcaaggtcgcattttgcctcttaataccgagtgcctgtggctttgctgctagagatcataggtccgggcaacagaattcggcttgcatgcggccatggtaagccattgtcttacggcttctgcgccctcctttcccacataccaagcaaagcccgtagagtgctgcggtttttctgttaacattcagcagcagcagaaaacaaactaaccacccaccccacccctcccgccatgaattctctgggatgatcgctgtacccctccccccactgcgtggctggtatcagggaagatccctgcaggaaccaaactaacccccgccccgcagccaccctcccgccataaattctctgggatgatcatggtacccctccccccaccgcatggctggtaacagggaagatccctgctagccaaatgcgaaaagctcaggggcaatttcccatctgcgcttggctaactgcagggaaggatttattttcagccacaggcaaacagcccagtaggaacggccacttctgtccccttaattaagttcccgtatttcaaccagattgccatgagtgatatcactctcctgaggattacacaacaagataaagaacagatgttgcttgaatgccagcaaacaccgggaccatacgctgccaggctttgtcaggcaatgataccagattacttgctgcaagcatggcatggtcaagtgtcctaccatggaggacggaataaggatgcactgcccagaaaccttgtggcaaggcttttggagtacctccaggagagctttatggagatgtccctggaggatttccgctccatccccagacacgttaacagacttttccagtagctgaactgaccgcgaatgcatcccaagtcctcagggaaaagtaatcattaaaaaccgtttgcttttaaaacaagttttatattttaaaaggtaaactcacctgaggtcccttccatggggtcagggtcttggatactggcttgggaggttgggagggtacttcagtcaggctgagaaaaagatcctggctgttggggagaacggagtgctgtgtgctctctgcaagctcatcctcctcctcctcctcctcctcctcctcctcctcctcct
The window above is part of the Chrysemys picta bellii isolate R12L10 chromosome 12, ASM1138683v2, whole genome shotgun sequence genome. Proteins encoded here:
- the LOC135974615 gene encoding olfactory receptor 14A16-like, with the protein product MSNRTTMSEFLLLGFSEVQELHILHFVGFLLIYLAALVGNLLIIMVIGFDYHLHNPMYFFLMNLSILDLGSISVIVPKSMANSLMNTRSISYVGCVGQVFFLLFLVGTDFSLLTIMAYDRYVAICQPLHYETIMNRKACVQMAAGTWISGILYSVLHTGNTFSLTFCGGNIVDQFFCEIPKLLKLACSDSYLSEVGVLAFSVCLVLGCFVFIIVSYVQIFKSVLRIPSEQGRHKAFSTCLPHLTVVSLFLCTGAFAYLKPTSSSPSALDLVAAVLYSVLPPIMNPIIYSMRNKEIKAALRRLTGCR